The Naumovozyma dairenensis CBS 421 chromosome 1, complete genome genome includes a region encoding these proteins:
- the MIS1 gene encoding trifunctional formate-tetrahydrofolate ligase/methenyltetrahydrofolate cyclohydrolase/methylenetetrahydrofolate dehydrogenase MIS1 (similar to Saccharomyces cerevisiae MIS1 (YBR084W); ancestral locus Anc_3.311): MWSRRIVSISGDTSQRLLRINNRTHYIPRFTSYLYHTLSGTKLAQDIRRKAHEEIQSIKTQFPTFNPTLKIIQIGEKPDSSTYVRMKLKASKDSGVNCIIEKLPESISEISLLNKIKQINEDDSIHGLLIQLPLPHHLNETKITNSVSAFKDVDGFHRYNAGELAKKGGNPYFIPCTPHGCIKLLEDAKIDLKGKHAVVLGRSDIVGTPVSSLLKNANATVTICHSHTKDLPSILSTADVIIAACGMPQYVKGEWLKKGVVIIDVGINYIPDSTKKSGVRLVGDVDFESAKDKASFITPVPGGVGPMTVAMLVQNVLQAAKNQLVENEKLPEITPLPLNVMKPTPSDIEISRNQDPKFIGNLAEELGIHPHEVELYGHYKAKISPDILDRLHSNENGKYILVAGITPTPLGEGKSTTTMGLVQALTGHMGKPSIANIRQPSLGPTLGIKGGAAGGGYSQVIPMDEFNMHLTGDIHAIGAANNLLAAAVDTRMFHESTQKNDSTYYNRLVPRKNGVRKFTPSMLKRLEKLGINKTNPDDLTPEEINKFARLNIDPDTITIKRVVDINDRMLRQITIGEAPTEKGFTRKTGFDITVASELMAILALSKDLKDMRERVSRVVIGFNHNKEPITAEDVHCAGAICALLKDAIKPNLMQSLEGTPVLVHAGPFANISIGASSVIADRVALKLMGKRKSLVEQHKDSESGYVITEAGFDFTMGGERFFNIKCRASGLTPDAVVLVATVRALKSHGGAPDVKPGQSLPIEYTTENLEFVSKGVANLCKQIANVKQYGVPVVVAINRFDSDTDAEVEIIRKAAMEAGAFDAVPTTHFQDGGRGALDLAQSVIKVTNQPSNFKYLYDVNDSIENKLTTIVQKMYGGAKIEISPEAQQKIDLYKEKGFSNLPICIAKTQYSLSHDPKLKGVPTGFTFPIRDIRASIGAGYLYALAADIQTIPGLSTYAGYMNVEVDENGDIQGLF; this comes from the coding sequence ATGTGGTCTAGAAGAATTGTCTCAATTAGTGGAGACACTTCACAACGTCTATTGCGTATCAACAATAGAACACATTACATTCCCAGGTTCACATCGTACCTTTATCATACATTATCAGGAACAAAATTGGCTCAAGatataagaagaaaagCACATGAAGAAATTCAGTCTATAAAGACCCAATTCCCTACTTTCAATCCGACTTtaaaaatcattcaaattggTGAAAAACCTGATTCATCCACTTATGTCCGTATGAAATTGAAGGCTTCAAAAGATAGTGGAGTTAATTgtatcattgaaaaattgcCAGAATCAATCTCAGAAATATCACTCCTGAACaaaattaaacaaattaatgaagatgactCCATTCATGGTCTCTTAATTCAATTACCATTACCTCATCATTTAAACGAAACTAAGATTACAAACTCTGTTTCTGCATTCAAAGACGTCGATGGATTTCATCGTTATAACGCTGGTGAATTAGCTAAGAAAGGTGGGAATCCATATTTCATTCCATGTACCCCTCATGGTtgtattaaattattagaagatgcAAAGATTGATCTTAAAGGCAAACATGCAGTTGTGTTAGGTAGATCTGATATAGTTGGAACACCAGTATCGTcgttattgaaaaatgctAATGCAACTGTCACGATATGTCATAGTCATACTAAAGATCTACCTTCCATTTTATCTACTGCTGATGTTATCATTGCAGCTTGTGGTATGCCACAATATGTTAAAGGCGAGTGGTTGAAAAAAGGCGTCGTGATCATTGACGTTGGTATCAATTATATACCAGATTCTACAAAAAAATCTGGTGTTAGATTAGTTGGTGATGTGGATTTCGAATCTGCTAAGGATAAAGCTTCGTTCATTACACCTGTACCAGGTGGTGTGGGACCAATGACTGTTGCAATGTTAGTACAAAACGTACTACAAGCTGCAAAGAATCAATTGgtggaaaatgaaaaattacctGAAATAACTCCATTACCATTAAATGTCATGAAACCAACTCCATctgatattgaaatttcaagaaatcaaGATCCAAAATTTATTGGGAATCTTGCTGAAGAATTAGGTATACACCCTCATGAAGTAGAATTATATGGTCACTATAAGGCAAAGATTTCTCCAGATATATTGGATAGATTACAttctaatgaaaatgggaaatatattcttgtgGCAGGGATCACACCAACACCATTAGGTGAAGGTAAATCTACAACTACCATGGGTCTAGTGCAAGCCTTAACAGGTCACATGGGTAAACCTTCGATTGCTAACATTCGTCAGCCATCTTTAGGTCCAACTTTAGGTATCAAAGGTGGTGCTGCAGGTGGTGGTTATTCTCAAGTTATCCCAATGGATGAATTCAATATGCATCTAACTGGGGATATCCATGCTATTGGTGCAGCCAATAACTTATTGGCTGCTGCTGTTGATACAAGAATGTTCCATGAATCTACTCAAAAGAATGATTCTACTTATTATAATAGATTGGTCCCAAGGAAAAATGGTGTCAGAAAATTTACACCTTCCATGTTGAAGAgattagaaaaattaggTATCAATAAAACAAATCCTGATGATTTAACTCCTGAagaaataaacaaatttgCAAGATTAAATATCGATCCTGATACAATCACAATTAAAAGAGTCGTGGATATTAATGATAGAATGCTAAGACAAATCACCATCGGTGAAGCACCAACGGAGAAGGGGTTTACAAGGAAGACTGGATTTGACATCACAGTTGCATCTGAATTGATGGCCATTTTAGCTTTGTCCaaagatttgaaagatatgaGAGAACGTGTTAGTCGTGTAGTTATTGGATTCAATCATAATAAAGAACCCATTACAGCAGAAGATGTTCATTGTGCTGGTGCTATCTGTGCTTTATTAAAAGATGCAATCAAACCAAATTTAATGCAAAGTTTAGAAGGTACGCCTGTCTTGGTACACGCGGGCCCATTCGCTAACATATCTATTGGTGCATCCTCGGTAATTGCTGATCGTGTTGCCTTAAAATTGATGGGTAAAAGAAAATCCTTGGTTGAACAACATAAAGATTCAGAATCTGGTTACGTAATCACTGAAGCTGGTTTCGACTTTACTATGGGTGGTGAACgtttctttaatatcaaaTGTCGTGCATCTGGACTAACTCCAGATgctgttgttcttgttgctACCGTAAGAGCTTTAAAATCACACGGTGGTGCACCAGATGTCAAACCAGGCCAAAGTTTACCAATTGAATACACCACTGAAAACCTCGAATTCGTTTCCAAAGGTGTTGCTAATCTTTGTAAACAAATTGCTAATGTTAAGCAATATGGCGTCCCTGTCGTCGTTGCCATTAACAGATTTGATTCCGATACTGATGCAGAAGTGGAAATAATAAGGAAAGCAGCCATGGAAGCTGGTGCTTTCGATGCCGTTCCTACTACCCATTTCCAAGACGGTGGCAGAGGTGCTTTAGATTTGGCACAATCAGTCATCAAAGTCACTAATCAACcatctaatttcaaatatctATATGACGTGAATGattctattgaaaataagCTTACAACTATCGTTCAAAAGATGTATGGTGGAgccaaaattgaaatttctCCAGAAGCTCAACAAAAAATCGatttatataaagagaAAGGCTTTAGTAATCTACCAATCTGTATAGCCAAGACTCAATATTCCTTATCACATGATCCAAAATTGAAAGGTGTTCCAACTGGATTCACCTTCCCAATTAGAGATATTAGAGCATCCATCGGTGCCGGATACCTATATGCCTTAGCTGCAGATATCCAAACAATTCCAGGTCTTTCAACTTACGCAGGTTACATGAACGTTGAGGTGGATGAAAACGGCGATATTCAAGGGTTGTTTTGA
- the TEC1 gene encoding Tec1p (similar to Saccharomyces cerevisiae TEC1 (YBR083W); ancestral locus Anc_3.310): MSRKEIQEATSSFQQVWNPLGAKVFDIYLDDGSTDSKSSSKTFPLIDIFSDELKPKKVKLEEHLSYFQDHFLTVKKNQENNKISVIPIKQEQPKDIHATTSPPFPPSPPPQTLSPSTYSSSIESDNNTNSNTDVLLLNTGKGKPSSNLKSAILKKRNSQKSSRHDSTKRVKHLVSSLMLAEDNNDNINTVSISNNTEGTKSKSSAKHYPSNLNSSSSSSSSSSSSSSSSSSFSYSRNFISASQNQQSTPSSASVNKDANEKWTKEVEDAFFVALRMITKNGTSKIKVKDRNYGRNELISLYIKHNTNEFRTKKQISSHIQVLKKTIQNKIQLNNKLNEKNNANNTINNTINKNNAKNVHKISKHEREILSLIENGAAKNSKFVNSFEDVFSRIVEQEKLEIENQNKSIKYQNMMMITPHTATTNKMINIDRSISNPTNGTSFFQKDPPLLYQHDLMNKVNGLTDNQQQQLQQHSPKIMTPLEYAKSIYQNFDNYKCVPVKMENENFQIFNNNNNNTTTITTTNSSIIADNNNNFRTQSLPHFQESSVLVYKPTTIEDINQMYNTNTNIDSAKDEMESPDTNGFHDNNNNNNNNNNNNNNNNENLEEIIRGVKLQQRQLIAEKLRHATVKNIVDSTSNSDNEGNNNTKRNNIAYYRNLQCTSQNTPQITSFPTQPLPYFPKSSESNGNEQQPQHAIYYSPPAPQIVNQQLNGQTEQIESLINQQSSQFQQQQQQQNNSNSFKSIPFASQQENIYHLQQQQVQPSINMHIQPNVMYQQQQQQQLSQSQPLLQQSIPSYQQSLINNNQYSNQLAIQMQQQSQMQMPTQVSNQPEAMYYNITPSSASAPNYPIQMYQSQPQFQQAPMQGQLRQRIQGPQFYSYVEEPNYSSPQY, encoded by the coding sequence ATGTCTcgaaaagaaattcaagaagCTACGTCTTCTTTCCAACAAGTATGGAACCCGTTAGGTGCTAAAGTTTTCGATATATATCTTGATGACGGTTCCACAGATAGTAAATCTTCCTCTAAAACATTCCCATTAATAGACATTTTCTCTGATGAACTTAAACCCAAAAAGGTCAAGTTGGAAGAACATTTAAGTTATTTCCAAGACCATTTCTTAACTgtcaaaaaaaatcaagaaaataacaAGATCTCTGTCATCCCAAttaaacaagaacaacCAAAGGATATCCATGCAACCACTTCTCCACCATTTCCACCATCTCCTCCTCCACAGACTCTTTCACCATCAacatattcttcttcaatagaATCTGATAACAATACTAATAGTAATACGGACGTTCTGTTATTAAATACTGGTAAGGGGAAACCTTCTTCAAACTTGAAATCTGCCatcttgaagaaaagaaattcacAAAAATCGTCTAGACACGATTCAACGAAAAGAGTAAAACATTtagtttcatcattaatgCTAGCTGAGgacaataatgataatatcaataccGTCAGTATTAGTAATAATACTGAAGGAACAAAATCTAAATCGAGTGCAAAGCATTATCCATCTAATTTAaactcatcatcatcatcatcatcatcatcatcatcatcgtcatcatcttcttcttcattttcttacTCTagaaatttcatttctGCTTCGCAAAATCAACAATCAACTCCTTCCTCTGCATCAGTAAACAAAGAtgcaaatgaaaaatggaCTAAAGAAGTGGAAGATGCATTTTTTGTTGCTTTAAGAATGATTACTAAAAATGGAacatcaaaaattaaagtGAAAGATAGAAATTATGGTagaaatgaattgatttcattataCATTAAACATAATACAAACGAATTTAGAACTAAGAAACAAATCTCTTCACATATTCAAGTCTTGAAAAAGacaattcaaaataaaattcaattaaataataaacttaatgaaaaaaataatgccAATAACACCATCAATAATACTATTAATAAGAACAATGCAAAGAATGTTcataaaatttcaaaacatGAAAGGgaaattttatcattgatCGAAAATGGTGCTGCAAAGAATTCTAAATTTGTAAACTCTTTTGAAGATGTATTCTCAAGAATCgttgaacaagaaaagttagaaatagaaaatcaaaataaatcaattaaatatcaaaatatgatgatgattacTCCACATACAGCAACAACCAATAAAATGATCAACATCGATAGATCGATATCTAATCCTACTAATGGAACCTCATTCTTCCAAAAAGATCcaccattattatatcaacatgatttaatgaataaagTTAATGGTTTGACTGataatcaacaacaacaactacaacAACACTCTCCAAAGATAATGACTCCACTTGAATATGCTAAATcaatatatcaaaattttgataattataaatGTGTTCCCGTTAAGatggaaaatgaaaatttccaaattttcaataataataataataatactactactatCACTACAACCAACTCCAGCATTATTGcggataataataataattttagaaCACAATCATTACCTCATTTCCAAGAATCATCAGTATTGGTCTATAAACCCACAACAATTGAAGATATCAACCAAATGTATAATACCAATACGAATATTGATTCCGCTAAAGATGAAATGGAGAGTCCAGATACAAATGGTTTccatgataataataataataataataataataataataataataataataataatgaaaatcttgaagaaattattagagGTGTTAAATTACAACAAAGGCAATTAATAGCTGAAAAACTACGACATGCAACCGTTAAAAATATTGTCGATAGTACTAGTAATAGTGATAATGAAGGtaacaataatactaaGAGAAATAATATCGCTTATTATAGAAATTTACAATGCACTTCACAAAACACTCCACAAATAACATCTTTTCCAACTCAACCATTACCGTATTTCCCCAAGTCCTCTGAATCAAACGGAaatgaacaacaaccacaacATGCTATATATTATTCTCCACCTGCACCACAAATTGTTAATCAACAATTAAATGGACAGACAGAACAAATAGAGAGCCTTATCAATCAACAATCATCACAAttccaacaacaacaacaacaacaaaataacTCGAATTCCTTCAAGTCTATACCTTTCGCATCCCAACAAGAGAATATTTATCACTtacaacagcaacaagTGCAACCAAGCATAAATATGCATATACAACCGAATGTCATGTAtcaacagcagcaacaacaacaattgtCACAGTCACAACCACTACTACAACAATCGATACCATCCTATCAACaatctttaataaataataatcaatattcTAACCAATTAGCAATACAAATGCAACAGCAATCGCAAATGCAGATGCCAACTCAAGTTTCAAATCAACCTGAAGCAAtgtattataatattaccCCATCATCAGCTAGTGCACCTAATTATCCAATTCAAATGTATCAATCACAACCTCAATTCCAACAAGCACCCATGCAAGGACAACTTAGACAAAGAATTCAAGGACCTCAATTCTATTCATATGTTGAGGAACCAAATTATTCATCACCACAATATTGA
- the MAK21 gene encoding RNA-binding ribosome biosynthesis protein MAK21 (similar to Saccharomyces cerevisiae MAK21 (YDR060W); ancestral locus Anc_3.309) produces the protein MSSAEKTLDLSSLKNKVSAKLSDQNKKNDTKKQKKSAKSNKNIKENGKKSNNNVIEKQDESHADDDDDDDVLRREALALGASEEDLELIKNLKDDEDASEQEFDDEPDNDDKEFAGDIQKFMKNIGLDKNNVPDLEDEELMGEKAEEEEEGNLSSNSQSENEEETEQQQQQQQQQQQQQPKEEEKEVKKDSDLITQTHIISSDKLLVPFDSAWYEIPLDPQIQQNLQNYDDDDDEPLTKEQIGKLYERGKQTLELDNQTYYDEFTKDSSQRKFMSQILSDGTLNDKISALTLLIQDSPLHNIKSLDTLLSYCNKKSRNSQLQSLNALKDLFLNGLLPNRKLRYFKNQPGLSMLLNKRTLAIFYFEDYLKKLFFQILEVFEKLSHDPIIHVRLQVLTHIFDLLTKIPEQEFNLLRLGCNKLGDIDSKVSSKSSYLLLKLEQAHPNMKSIIIDGIVDMALRPNADYHTTYYSVITLNQTILKRSEDDIANKLIKTYFTLFEKFLINTDKDHIENVEVKSNAKGYEAKRKKNFKRGKKGGKSVKNDKTEEEVLNEKNSKLFSALLTGINRAFPFARIPASVYETHLETLYKITHSSNFNTSVQALVLIHQVTSKAELNNDRYYRTLYESLFDSRLVGSSKQGIYLNLLYKSLKEDKSNVERVEAFVKRILQVSSHWLNVGTITGFLFLLIQLVKIIPQIRNLLTNTPIDDQYQSDDDTEENKLTGKNKKKTDTTYDGRKRDPKFANADKSSLWEISQFINHYHPSIQAYASKFIENTSNKNEEVVKPDLGLFTLAHFLDRFVYRNAKQKSVTRGTSIMQPLFGGSQLNKSVLVKASDVVLDQTPVNTENWLDKKVGEIKPEEKFFYQYFSSKKGAIKKGKQDEKDLHGFDSDDEMNEDEVWDALVKSRPDVEDDSDDDEGLGFDDEDFLSMSESEEGGDDEEVDVDVEKKTNEVEPEEGASDLEDSEDGLEEDIFHSFGGSDSEEEGEEDYAVNNDAKRSFSDSENEEEEEEASTKKQKKNKKKDLPVFASADDYAKYLNSDSE, from the coding sequence ATGTCGTCTGCTGAGAAAACACTGGATTTATCATCCTTAAAGAACAAAGTCTCTGCAAAACTTTCTGATcaaaataagaagaatgatacaaagaaacagaaaaagTCTGCAAAATCTAACAAGAATATTAAGGAAAATggtaagaaatcaaataataatgtaattGAAAAACAAGATGAAAGCCATGctgatgacgatgatgatgatgatgtgTTACGTCGTGAAGCATTGGCATTGGGTGCTAGTGAAGAAGATTTGGAACTTATTaagaatttaaaagatgatgaagatgctAGTGAACAAGAATTCGATGATGAAccagataatgatgataaagaatttgCTGGtgatattcaaaaatttatgaaaaatattggactagataaaaataatgttcCTGACTTAGAAGATGAGGAACTTATGGGAGAAAAggcagaagaagaagaagaaggaaatcTTAGTTCAAACTCACAAtctgaaaatgaagaggaaactgaacaacaacaacaacaacaacaacaacaacaacaacaacaaccaaaagaagaagaaaaagaagttaAAAAAGACAGCGATTTAATTACCCAAACCCATATTATAAGTTCTGATAAATTATTGGTTCCATTCGATTCAGCATGGTATGAAATCCCATTAGACCCACAAATCCAACAAAATTTGCaaaattatgatgatgatgatgatgaaccCTTGACTAAGGAACAAATTGgtaaattatatgaaaGAGGTAAACAAACGTTAGAGTTAGATAATCAAACCtattatgatgaatttaCTAAGGATTCTTCCCAAAGAAAGTTTATGTCACAAATCTTATCTGATGGTacattaaatgataaaatttcGGCATTAACACTGTTGATTCAAGATTCACCTTTACATAAcattaaatcattagatACATTGTTATCATATTGTAacaaaaaatcaagaaattcaCAATTACAAAGTTTAAATGCACTAAAGGATTTATTCCTAAATGGATTATTACCAAACAGGAAATTAAGATACTTTAAAAATCAACCAGGTCTCTCAATGTTATTAAATAAGAGAACATTAGCAATTTTCtattttgaagattatttaaaaaaattgtttttcCAAATCCTAGAAgtgtttgaaaaattatctcATGATCCAATTATTCACGTTAGATTACAAGTATTAACTCATATTTTCGATTTATTAACAAAGATACCTGAACaagaattcaatttattaagattagGTTGTAACAAATTGGGTGATATTGACTCTAAAGTGTCATCTAAATCTTCctatttattattgaaattagaacAAGCTCATCCAAATATGAAATCTATCATCATTGATGGTATCGTTGACATGGCTTTGAGACCTAATGCTGATTATCATACAACTTATTATTCAGTTATCACATTGAATCAAaccattttgaaaagatctgaagatgatatagctaataaattaattaaaacTTACTTCACACTTTTCGAAAAGTTCTTAATTAACACTGATAAAGACCACATTGAAAATGTAGAAGTGAAAAGTAACGCAAAAGGATATGAAGCcaagagaaagaagaatttcaaaagagGTAAGAAAGGTGGTAAATCAGTTAAAAATGATAAGACAGAGGAGGAAGTTCTTAATGAGAAAAACTCTAAATTATTTAGTGCTCTTTTAACTGGTATTAATCGTGCCTTCCCATTCGCTCGTATTCCTGCTTCCGTTTATGAAACTCATTTGGaaacattatataaaattacGCATTCTTCCAATTTCAATACAAGTGTACAAGCGTTAGTTTTGATTCATCAAGTTACTTCCAAAGctgaattgaataatgatAGATATTATAGAACACTATATGAAAGTTTGTTTGATTCAAGATTGGTCGGTTCATCAAAGCAAggtatttatttgaatttactttataaatcattgaaagaGGATAAATCTAATGTTGAACGTGTGGAAGCTTTCGTTAAGAGAATTTTACAAGTTAGTTCTCATTGGTTAAATGTGGGGACTATAACTGGGtttctatttttattaattcaattagTCAAGATTATACCGCAAATTAGGAATCTATTAACAAACACACCAATCGACGATCAATATCAATCAGACGATGATACGGAGGAAAATAAGTTAACAGggaagaacaagaaaaagacAGATACAACATATGATGGACGTAAACGTGATCCTAAATTTGCTAATGCTGATAAATCGTCACTTTGGGAAATTAGTCAATTTATTAATCATTATCATCCGTCTATTCAAGCATATGCTAGTAAATTTATTGAGAATACATCTAATAAGAATGAAGAAGTAGTGAAACCTGACTTGGGGTTATTTACATTGGCACATTTCTTGGATAGATTTGTTTATAGAAATGCTAAACAAAAGAGTGTTACAAGAGGTACTTCCATTATGCAACCTTTATTTGGTGGATCTCAACTTAATAAATCTGTTCTTGTGAAGGCATCAGATGTAGTCTTAGACCAAACACCTGTGAATACTGAAAATTGGTTAGATAAGAAAGTGGGAGAAATTAAAccagaagaaaaattcttttatcaatatttctCTAGTAAGAAAGGTGCAATTAAGAAAGGTAAACAAGATGAAAAGGATTTACATGGATTTGATAGTGATGATGAGatgaatgaagatgaagttTGGGATGCTCTTGTGAAATCAAGACCAGATGTCGAAGATGACTCtgacgatgatgaaggTTTAGgttttgatgatgaagatttcTTATCCATGAGTGAAAGTGAAGAAGGTGGTGATGACGAAGAagttgatgttgatgttgaaaaaaagaCTAATGAAGTGGAACCAGAAGAAGGAGCATCTGATCTAGAAGATAGTGAAGATGgattagaagaagatattttcCATAGTTTTGGTGGTAGTGattcagaagaagaaggagaagaagattATGCTGTTAATAATGACGCAAAGCGTTCGTTTAGCGATTCTGagaatgaagaagaagaagaagaagcatcTACAAAAaagcaaaagaaaaacaaaaagaaagatttaCCTGTGTTTGCATCTGCTGATGATTATgcaaaatatttgaattctGATTCTGAATAA